The Streptomyces achromogenes genome window below encodes:
- a CDS encoding VIT1/CCC1 transporter family protein: MAIIETEAPLHEAHRDNHTHRDVNGGWLRPAVFGAMDGLVSNLALMTGVAGGSVGQQTLVVTGLAGLAAGAFSMAAGEYTSVASQRELVEAELAVERRELRKHPQDEEAELAALYESRGVEPELARQVAQQLSRDPEQALEIHAREELGIDPSDLPSPLVAAVSSFGSFALGALLPVLPYLLGASSLWPAVLLALLGLFGCGAVVARVTARTWWFSGLRQLALGGAAAGVTYALGSFFGTAVG; the protein is encoded by the coding sequence GTGGCCATCATCGAGACCGAGGCGCCGCTGCACGAGGCGCACCGCGACAACCACACCCACCGTGACGTCAACGGCGGCTGGCTGCGCCCCGCCGTCTTCGGCGCGATGGACGGCCTGGTCTCCAACCTCGCCCTGATGACCGGCGTCGCCGGCGGTTCCGTGGGACAGCAGACCCTCGTCGTCACCGGTCTCGCGGGGCTGGCCGCCGGCGCCTTCTCCATGGCCGCCGGCGAGTACACCTCCGTCGCCTCGCAGCGCGAACTCGTCGAGGCCGAACTGGCCGTCGAGCGGCGGGAGCTGCGCAAGCACCCGCAGGACGAGGAGGCCGAGCTCGCCGCGCTCTACGAGTCCCGCGGCGTCGAACCCGAGCTGGCCCGGCAGGTCGCCCAGCAGCTGTCGCGCGACCCCGAGCAGGCCCTGGAGATACACGCCCGCGAGGAGCTGGGCATCGACCCCTCCGACCTGCCCTCCCCGCTGGTCGCCGCGGTGTCCAGCTTCGGGTCCTTCGCGCTGGGCGCGCTGCTGCCCGTCCTGCCGTACCTGCTCGGCGCCTCCTCGCTGTGGCCGGCCGTGCTGCTCGCCCTGCTCGGCCTGTTCGGCTGCGGCGCGGTGGTGGCCCGGGTGACGGCGCGGACCTGGTGGTTCAGCGGGCTGCGGCAGCTGGCCCTCGGCGGTGCGGCGGCCGGTGTGACGTACGCCCTGGGCAGCTTCTTCGGAACGGCCGTAGGATAG